The following is a genomic window from Neodiprion lecontei isolate iyNeoLeco1 chromosome 4, iyNeoLeco1.1, whole genome shotgun sequence.
ATGATCCATGTATTGATGTGTCTATTGAGACTCCTGAAACTGTAGCAAACTCAGTCCCTTCTGTAAGCAAGGACTTTGCTAAGTGGAAAGACGAAAATCCAAAGTATTTCGGTACTAGCACAGATCGCCGATGCGATTCATCAATTCCAGCTGGTGAATCAAGCTCAAATATATCTGAAGAAATGCATGAACTAGGGCgacagaaaatgaataaatgtgCGAAGCAATTTataactttgaagaaaaatgtcaaacaTTCGCAAAATTCACAGTCAAATGATATAGTTACAAATAAAGATTTGCAGAGCCCTTTTCAAGGAGAGCGCAAAAATCAGAGCTTGTTGAAAGATGTTTTAGATCCAGAGGTACTATTgaggatgaaaaatgataacatTTCTGATACTGATTTAGATAAAGTTGCTAGCCCATTTGAATCGTTAGAAAGATACAATAATTGGCGCGCAACGAGtatgttttaaaattattaattattaaaaaggcttgaacattattacttatcttttgcaaaatattttatgtatacatgttGTTTCGTGTTTTTATGCTGAATTTTAATTGCTAATGAGGTTGTGCTTAGCTTAAAAATGAATTAGCCACCTAAATCAAATGatacgaaaatagaaaagtctgtttgaaaaaatttgcagcAATATAATTTGCGCCAATTACAAGAActtgaatgaaacgaaattgccactataaaataatataaaaataactctcggcaaattcaaataacacaTGTCAAGATAATAGCAATTTGGAAGAAGGTTTTACCATCCGATTTTAATGTTTgatgcatatttttttgtcaaacgAGATTTTTAGacattatacagaaaaaatgtTCTAAATCATTATCTCCAAAGTGAATAAATATGTATTGCTGAGCATGATATACGAGATGTTCATCAACGGTTACATTCGTACATTGTTACGCACTATAATGTTAGATTTCCCacaaaaacattaaaatcggCACACAAACACCAGAGTTAAGCATTTTAAAATtggtaattataaaattttttctcaaattgttgatatttttgCTTCTTATTCGGATGTACTCCGAATCATTACCATCACACAGTATGGATGTTGTTTAATTCATGTTCGTTATCGTTGGCACAAGTAATGtgggagattttttttttaatattcgcttttattaaatttgatcCAGATGGTAGCTGATTtatcttgaaaaataatatgaatgtCTATTACAAATATACCGATGTATGTATCATGTTTTGTATGCATTtttgtgattaattttttaattttttaattttttaattttttttttttttttttcttgtaatcaTATGAATTTATGcttggtaaatttttaatagtgCAATTCAATaaaagtacaaattttttaattaaatttatgtaaatttaTACTTCCAATTGTTACTTTGTTTATAgcatttatatgtatattaataacATTATAACAATATCTTCAGACTGCTTTACCTATATGACGTTAGAAATAGTATCCTAATTGgtgtaaattttcaactaaTACTTATAACTGAGTATGTGTAATGTTACTAAGCTCATGCCATTATAACTGTACAGATATATTTTATGTTGAAGTTATTGTAGCAAGAAATAATTTACAAGTGTGACAgtcagtaataataataataattacttccAAACCCATCATACCTTTCAAGGTATGTCGAGGTAGGAATGCATTAGTAACCATTATtatgcatattttatttcgagCTACAAAATATTATGATCCAAGCATGGTCGACTGTTTATAGTACTTGTGAATTATTTCTATTAAATGAAAACTTGTACGATTCGATGACTGTCAgctctgtgaatttctggcctTATAGTCGACAAAGACAAACAGGAAAAATGTACTGTTCAAAGTtattgtaaacttttttttttttaattgtagcTTTGTACCggtcaattttcaatcatatAGACActgactttaaaaaaaattgtaaaatcaaaAGTGTTCTGATGTATGCATCagcttttttgtttattaaaccctagtacaacattttttatttccatttcgtATAACCTTGTGACGTTAAATATGTACTCAAATGTGTGACCAGTGGACtgtagaaatttcaaaattactgcTATGCTCCAATGATAAGATAGTATACAATTTTAAAAGTGAAAGTTTGCCGCCAcctttttctgcaattttttgttttctcctcAATCGGTAGTACAGTCATACGAGAATTATTTCTTATGTTTACATCAGTGTATCGAGGTGTCTCTTGGCTATTAGCTTATTCCTGTGCTACAGCTTTGTTAATATTAAATCATCGTGAGCAAATTATTTGacctttctttttattacagCGGAAAGGAGAGCACAACTGAATAGGAGCCGATCACGTACAGGATTATTAGGAAGAGAACTATCAACGTGAGTCAAATCAAGTAAtatgtcttctttttttttttcaaatccactAACCCTAAAATTTgagagaattattatttttcgtgattttaATTATCCATGTGAGATGTGATAAACTTTGCTAGAAGCTATGGAATTTTTAATGACGAGCTACTTATTTTTCCAATTGTAAACAAGCATGTTAAAACCCATAAAGCATTCACCGAGAAATGTATGCTTTCACCATGCAGGTTTGCGCCATAAATTTGACTAATCTAATTTGCATTAGAAAAATCTGTACAGTTCGCGAAGgtgaattttaataattgtgcatttgttttttgtttttcagggAACTCTTAAGCTCAGCGTAGCATTGTGGTGATGGTGATGACGCTGTGTGTTCGTCATGATTTCGACATTGCGATATATCAAAGGAGACTTTTTAATCTAGTTATAAATGCTAACCACGCTGGTTGAGTGGTTATAAAAGGATATCGAAAACTGCAGTGGAATCCACAAGGTCGACGAACCGTTGTGTAaccttgtaaattttttttatttgcaattaaCCCACAAAAGTCTTCCTTGTGTTATTATGCGCACAATCGGATATATTCAGTTAATATGTATAAAGAGAATCGTTCGGATTTTCGTAATGGCTAAAGCTTTGTACATTTTATGTagagtaattaattaatgtgATAGGTTAACTGTGTAGAATAGGGCAGAAGGAGAATTGCCATGCGATACCAGTCATGAGCGAATGATATCACAAATTAATAACACTtgcatatgtgtgtgtatgagtatgtgtatatgtgtatatgtatatatatatatatatatacacgcgtgtgtatatgtgtatatatatatatatacacgcgtgtgtatatgtgtatatatccATATACATACTTACAgaacatacatacgtacgtattaaattataaataattttcacgtgTATTTATGACGCGAATTAGTAACTttattaatagaaaaaatatgcGTGATAATGTAAGATAGCAaagttttatatatttatatatatattatatataatttacacatttatatgtattatatatataaatatatatgtaattattCTATCTTTGTCTCATTCAGTTTATTTggctttctttcttcttctctatTCGTATGTTTTTGTAAGTTATAATAAAAAGTGTAAATAGTGCAATTTAGGACCGTGGTACAACCACAAGCACGAAGCAGTTGCTAGGTAGCAAAGTTCAACGTCAATTAATGTATTTCAACTGTTACTCGTTGGTATTtgagaacgaaaaaataatttaaacatGACCGTATCTCTTTCATAAATGAAAAGTGGATGGGGATACGAGTGAATTGTTTAGTTTGTTAACTGTCTATGAGTTTCAATTACTAGAAaagattatattataataaagtGCAAAAAGACTATTAATTTTTTAGGCACGACTGTATAGATAACGCTAAGAATGcttaattattgtttattccggagattaattaaataattgattcatttTAGAATCGTGTATGATATTTACTGCCAATTTTTAGTGCCTTCTGAAACGCAGCAATAATTGTGCCAAAATTTTGTTGGCAAGTTTTGCAAGTAGTGTTTTGTGACCTCAATTCAGATGATATTGTGGTAATTAGAAAATACACTCATTTGAAGACGcttgccaaatttttatgtACCATTTGAAAAACATGCTCGCGTTTCACATGGGTTGTCTGTAAAAGTGTCTGATATTTGCATGAGTTGTGCCTAAAAACTCATtctaaatatatgtaataagaaatttattttttcgaatctCGAAATCCTCTGAAATCGAATACTTTtatatggttaaaaaaaatttccataaaaGTAAGTGAACGAGGGTactgtaaaaatattgtgaataCGTGGTTTTATAATATCGAAATCATAGATGATTATTAATAACGAGAATTTTATGTCCCACCGCTCACCTTTTCTTATTATCCAGTTCCTGCCACATCGCAACATCATACGTACAGTGTGTTTACGCGAAAAACGCGTTGATGTAGTTGAATTTCGACGAGTGCAATCTGGTTCAAGTTATCTATCTatagtatttttcatttattatttttttttttcaatttaagaCTTCATCGGAAAAAACATTTACATGAATGTGAAGTTTAtcgggtataataatattatttatcgataaaaaatgagACAAGTAACAATAACGATTATATATCTTACTTCTATCTATTGTTCTGATTACTTTGGAGCATATTGTTACTCAATTTTGACCATCATACGGGAAAGAAACCGAAGGAAAGTATCCTACGACTAGTTACAAAGATGCGCGCAGGCAAACTTAAAAAAACAATGAGCATTTTTCGTACGATGGCTCATCTAAAGCGATAAATGTAAAAGTTACAAGTCGGCACTCAACTTAGTCGGTAAGTGATAAGTGCGAATAGtttcttatttcattcaataaGTATTCAGCTTGATACAAATTTATTTGCGGCAACTGCGTACATTACGCGAAGGTACTCGTCGATTAACGGAAAAAAGTAACCCAATTTGCGACTAGTAAGAAATCAGCACGAGAATTCACCGTTCGGATTGGTTAAGGGGATTGCTCGATCGCTAATCTGGCGATACGATTCGTGGTTCATGGCATCCTTGCCGCGAGTAGTGGGCTGCAAGCAGCGATGGAATTTGTGTCTCTCGCTGAtatcgagtgaaaaataatgaaaatacaaaGAACCTGACATTTGTATGGGCGAGTTGAAAACTGtgtgaattaatttattacaacGCGTATTACGTCGGCAGTGAATAACCGGCGTATAAAACGATATACgttaaataaaaagtaatttcaGTCGGAAACTACTACCATACAAATAACACATCACGCGTTCATACGTAGCCCCAAGGTTGTAAAGCAACATGGCGACGAATATCGCtctattttttaataacaaatgAAGGCTGCGTCTGTCGTAATTATACACGAAACCGTTATGGCGATCTAGTATTAAAATTTCCGGTACCTCTGTTCGACGCGTTATAAATTTGCCATATTCTCATACGCTAAATCGACAGGTAAGCTCTGACCGCTGTTATAGGCATGTGTCGGTCCCGCGATTACTCGTCTTGAATCTAACATCACAACTCGGCTCCGGCTGCACGTCCTCGCGAGTTCAACGCATCCATATTTATAACCACGTGCGACGTGTTAATGAGGATAAATAGCCGTACATTGTCGACTGACGTATACACCCGATTAACAGCCCCGTTGAATATCGGAAACTGCTAAATACAAGCTCCGTTTCAACACTGATACTCAATTCGAAGTAAATTATAACGATAAAATGGATCCTCTTGGTGGGGATCAACGAGTGATACAACAATCTCGATCCGCTCGTGGTCGAGGCCGTGGATCTTGGGCACCGACACCATCCCAGGAGACACGGGGACTCAGGCGACCACATCACACTTCTGCTGCCAGCGTAAATACAGGTGGCTGATCATGCGACTGAGTAACGAGTCACAGAAATGCTTCTTTAATGTTTAACTCTATAGTCGATTGATCGATTCTTCGGATAGATCAAGATAGAGACTAGTATATGCATgtcttgaaaatttgattttctagAGCGTAAAATAATCTTTTAAAAGCGAACCCTAAGTTAACGTATCCGCTTCTCTTCTTGCACTATTTAGGTTCCATGGAGAACACTGGAACGAAGACAGATGGAGCCAAAGGTGACATCGTCAAAAACTCAACACTTTCCGTTGATGCCGCTGAATTCGTACCCAAAAGCTTCAGTCCAGCACTACCGGTAAGAGGATGTTGAATGCTTAATGATATCGTGCTAATCGCAGATACAGGGAATTTGTCGTAGTtggaaattcagaattttaGAACTGTCAGGATTGCTTCGGCAAAATGAATACGACTAAACTTCAACTCTTGACTTGCTTCAATATTTAAGTAATCTTCTTCCAAGTAAAATAGCAAACCGCTTGATGTTTTATCATGCAAATGTTGGAGAAacgtgaaatttattctttgTTGTCACCGTGATATAgcatggaaaataaaattgtgttttatggtctattttgtgtttgaaaaataacacaGTTTTATCTCCAAACATCATTAATTCATAGAAATTTATCAAGTAAATGTCTTGTATGAGACTCATCCAGATCAACTGTCGCTCTTAGAACCAGCAACAATCTGGATCAGTGATGCCTAGACACTCGGTTCAGAATCGGCTGAATAATGCAAGACAGGGCCATCATGGTGGGCATCAACCCGGCTTACATCAACAGTACGTACCTCAACAAAATCGCTACATTCCACATCGGGAGCATCAGGTCTACATGGGTCCGCCACAACACCAGCATTATAATCAGTACTCAAATACTCAAGATTACGGGTATTACGACAGAGGATCAGGGGATCACAGCAGACATCAGGTTGATATTGATTGCTCTACATAGTAATCTTGACTGACCTTCAAATCGAATTATCATTCGTTAGGTTGaaagaaatcttttttttttctttcgtttcgtctctaattcaatatttttctacttgTTTCTTAGGCCGAACAAAACGAGTTAGATGTGGAAGGTGATGGTGAAGATTGGAGCGGAATGAGGGGAATGATGGGACAGCTAGAAGTGGCGATGCGGACACTCACTCTCAGTCCTGGGCGGTTTGACTCTTTGGTTGCATCTCTCGTTGATGCCATTACTCCATGTCTTACTAATACAGTGCAGACGCAAGCTATAATTGGAGCCATACTTGGACAGGTGGGTTTTTTCTCGTTATAAGAACTCCACATTTCAATTAAAAGCTTCAAATTCTTCTAGTCCATAAACGAAGGAAATTTCCGGTACAGCGGTGCACGTCTTTGCACATTTTTGGATAATGCAGCTTTAAGCGAACGTGCTCCATCCATTTTCAGAGACACTCTCGTTGCTaggtaacaattgttacgGATTTTCTATCGTTAAGTTTGgttatttcaaattacaaacactttttttttacatggtTTATGTCAGATGTCGCGAGGAGACAGAAAAGTCAATTGAGTTTTGGATGCAGAGGAGTTTACCAGAAGATGAAGTAAAGGAAAAACTTTGCCATGGGTTAATACTGTTTTTGGCTGAACTAGTCACTCAAATGGAGTCAGAACCAGCATCTGTATTGGGAAAATTGTTAATTGAATTAATGTCTGCTGTTCTACAGCGCCCTGCTCCAAACTCTGCTAAACACATCTGCCAGGCACTTAAGGTATGTGTTTAACGGCAGTACAAGAAATAACTACAGCAGCAATAATATTCATACTTATTGTCGGCAGTTGGCAGGTCAAACTCTAGAAAGAGACAGTTGCGGTGGAGGGGCTGAGATGGAAAATGTAATGCGTAGGCTCACTGGGCTTGTGAACGATGGTCAGGTCGATGTTCACGTCGGTCGAATGGTTAATAGCGTAGACGAACTCCGTCGGGGAAACTGGGGACGTCTTGTTTCAACGCACGGACCTTACAATTCTACCGTCAATGATAGTCCTCAAACACCTGCAGATGTATCCCAACAGCCAGTTAGTAACACTTATATGTCGTTGTGcggttgctgttgttgttattagTATTGCTATTACTATTATCTTTCAACTTCCCAGATTTGTTTACCCCATCACATTTATTTAATGGTCAGTTTATTTCATGCCCAGTGTAGCATCATACATCACAATAAATacttaatcaatttttttttttcctttgcaaCAGTTAACAAATGAGCCCGTGTTTTACGGTCCTGATGGCAACGTTTTATCTCCAGAGGAGAGCAGATTCTTGCAAGATCTAACCGGGGACACGCCTGACGTCGAGGAATTCGGGTAAGTTTTTTCGTGGTATTGTTCCGTGTTCTGTTTCCCGTATTCTTTACGTTTTTATCTGTGTTGAATACAAGCGGAAAAAATTGGCTTCTATTTTAGAGTGGGCGCTTATCAAATGCTTACACCTTTTCTGTTTTTAGCGAGGGAGAGGATGATGGCGACATTGATGGTATTTGGAATGAAGAAGGAGACGATGGTGGGATGGACGATGACATTGCAGCAGCCTATGAACAGTTTTTAAAGCTTGCTCCAAATAAAAGCAATGGTAGGGCACAACGATAagcattttacaattttcaaatcgtgACCACTGGTACATTGAGCCACACAATACACGTATCGTCTTCAAATACCCATTTATTATCAACATTAATAAGTGAAAATTCTGTACATTTATCATTGTCAATATCAGTCAACATTGCGCAGCTTCTGATCTTCTCCGAACCGTACTCGTTATCTATTTAATAGTACAGTTTTCTCACCACAATATgaatacatacgtacatacatacatacatacatacgtatagcAATGTATAATGCATGGATACAACCGTGTGTTCATAGTAGCTGTGCAGGTAACACATCAATAGAAAGACTTTTGGAAAGTCGAGTCTCACGCATCATGAGTGAAAAGAACCGTCTTACGTTGTCCAATATATCATGTCTGATACATAATGTGCGATATTTCATTTACTGTATCGCGAATATATTGTCTCGAGGTAAGCGAAGCGGGAAGCGGTTTTCAATTGCCAgatataaatcaatttttgaatttgaataccAGTTCGGCTTTGCTTGAATCGAATCGATACATCGCTTGAGATGGACTCCATTAATTTAAGTTAGTTGTGACTGTAATTGTATTTAGTGTAATATTGATAGCACCTTTTAACTCTTAACGGTCAGATCCTCTAAGGATACAtgatcgaagaaaaatacatatgaGGCGTTCTTAGACTCAATAGCTACTCACATCAGTCGAGATTGACCGTCTTATCCCGATATTCAACAAATTGGGAACTTCGAAATGGTAATTTATATAAGTATGGTAAGGAATAGTATGATTATAGCATATTTTTTCGTActatatttgttatttattggCTATAATATTAGGTACGGAATCGGAAGggattttcttacattttgtGCCTTTGCCAGGTGACGATGTGTGCTcatatgcatatttttttctagttCCAAATGAAGTAATTTACTATCAAATGGTTGTGTTTTGTATTCTAAGTACTGGTCCAGTGTTTTTCTACTGTGCTTGCACTTGCTTGAAATTACACGTTagttaattttcttttgataATCCtagattctcaaattttttaatgtttatcttgtcacgtttacttgttttgtaaaatttttactaatAGTATGCAATTGAAAAATCGCAAAATACAAATTACAGATACCGATTTCATTCTATTTTGCAGTGAATATTGCAAAAATTCCTTTTTGGTaattggaggaaaaaaaaaaaaattcacattacTTCATATTTTGAATCTATAGGTAAATACGTGTCCTTATGTTATATAGTTCTTCTGCTCATTTAgtagtggaaaaaaaaccattgAAATTTAGGTTCGGTGTTCAAGTGATCATTCGTGTATAGCAATCCTGAAAAAATCCATAGGTCCTAAAACTATTCCAAAACCCATGACACTTCATGATATGCCAACTGTCTATAATTCCACTCATGCTCTAAA
Proteins encoded in this region:
- the LOC107222451 gene encoding polyadenylate-binding protein-interacting protein 1, whose translation is MDPLGGDQRVIQQSRSARGRGRGSWAPTPSQETRGLRRPHHTSAASVNTGSMENTGTKTDGAKGDIVKNSTLSVDAAEFVPKSFSPALPNQQQSGSVMPRHSVQNRLNNARQGHHGGHQPGLHQQYVPQQNRYIPHREHQVYMGPPQHQHYNQYSNTQDYGYYDRGSGDHSRHQAEQNELDVEGDGEDWSGMRGMMGQLEVAMRTLTLSPGRFDSLVASLVDAITPCLTNTVQTQAIIGAILGQSINEGNFRYSGARLCTFLDNAALSERAPSIFRDTLVARCREETEKSIEFWMQRSLPEDEVKEKLCHGLILFLAELVTQMESEPASVLGKLLIELMSAVLQRPAPNSAKHICQALKLAGQTLERDSCGGGAEMENVMRRLTGLVNDGQVDVHVGRMVNSVDELRRGNWGRLVSTHGPYNSTVNDSPQTPADVSQQPLTNEPVFYGPDGNVLSPEESRFLQDLTGDTPDVEEFGEGEDDGDIDGIWNEEGDDGGMDDDIAAAYEQFLKLAPNKSNGRAQR